The Chryseobacterium aureum genome contains a region encoding:
- a CDS encoding T9SS type A sorting domain-containing protein, giving the protein MKKLYSGTYSKCTTPGKSARKITLQGKIFPLLFLLIGFWGYSQTEVYFKYDEAGNQKYRGPEDLAGKSSKQLRTASVAMPQMIDEKTFWKQVRLYPVPVNDVLTIDWTEETDKLIESVSLYQHSSLHWKFQQKNIPGLNKQLKINMTGYDWGVYILRFTLKDGRVFSKNITKR; this is encoded by the coding sequence ATGAAAAAACTTTATTCGGGTACATATTCTAAGTGTACCACCCCGGGTAAGTCGGCCCGGAAAATCACATTACAAGGGAAAATCTTTCCTTTGCTTTTCCTATTGATTGGATTTTGGGGATATTCACAAACTGAGGTCTATTTTAAATATGATGAAGCTGGCAACCAAAAATATCGTGGTCCCGAAGACCTTGCCGGAAAATCTTCAAAACAACTTAGAACAGCTTCTGTGGCTATGCCCCAGATGATAGATGAAAAGACATTTTGGAAACAAGTACGGCTGTACCCAGTTCCAGTCAATGATGTTTTAACCATTGACTGGACAGAGGAAACGGACAAACTTATAGAGTCAGTTTCTCTTTATCAGCACAGCTCGTTACATTGGAAATTCCAGCAGAAGAATATTCCCGGACTTAACAAACAGCTAAAAATCAACATGACTGGTTATGATTGGGGAGTATATATTCTTCGCTTTACGCTGAAAGATGGAAGAGTTTTCAGTAAAAACATCACTAAAAGATAA
- a CDS encoding XRE family transcriptional regulator yields the protein MSIFADNIRFLRGKRGLSQHAFANDILIISRDRYSKYESGRSEAPYEVLIKISKYFNISIDLLLTVDIRKYPLEDILKLPDNRIVLPVVVDQLGNNSIEIVPQKASMGYLSGYSDPEYIENLQRITLPFLTNGKYRAFPAQGDSMPPFKDGSYIIGKFVESLNDLKANKSYIFVTLNEGISYKRFIGRNGKAISVSSDNSYYNPYDIPLEEIVEVWQYASGIFPEDFEPENFENYNLKDLIIELRRDVRKLDNKLPDKIIKFKKNTI from the coding sequence ATGTCAATTTTTGCAGATAACATAAGGTTTTTGAGAGGTAAACGAGGTTTATCCCAACATGCTTTTGCCAATGATATTCTTATCATCAGCAGAGACCGGTACTCTAAATATGAAAGTGGCCGTTCAGAGGCTCCCTACGAGGTATTAATAAAGATTTCAAAGTACTTCAATATAAGTATTGATTTACTTCTTACTGTTGATATCCGGAAGTATCCCCTGGAAGATATTCTTAAGCTTCCCGATAATCGAATTGTTTTGCCTGTTGTTGTAGATCAATTAGGAAACAACAGCATCGAAATCGTTCCGCAAAAAGCATCAATGGGTTATTTATCCGGCTACAGTGATCCGGAATACATTGAAAATTTACAGAGAATCACACTGCCTTTCCTGACCAATGGAAAGTACAGAGCTTTTCCAGCGCAAGGAGATTCAATGCCTCCATTTAAAGATGGTTCTTATATTATTGGGAAGTTTGTAGAAAGTTTGAATGATTTAAAGGCAAATAAAAGTTACATTTTTGTCACGCTCAATGAGGGAATTTCTTATAAGAGATTTATCGGACGCAATGGAAAAGCAATAAGTGTAAGTTCTGATAATTCTTATTACAATCCTTACGATATTCCTTTAGAAGAGATTGTAGAAGTATGGCAATATGCCTCAGGTATCTTTCCTGAGGATTTTGAGCCGGAAAATTTTGAAAATTACAATCTTAAAGATCTCATCATTGAGCTAAGAAGAGATGTACGGAAATTGGATAATAAATTGCCTGATAAAATAATAAAATTTAAGAAAAATACTATTTAG
- the dinB gene encoding DNA polymerase IV has product MNRAIVHMDLDTFFVSCERRNNSQLQGIPLIIGGGDRGVVASCSYEARRFGVRSAMPIRMALRLCPDAKVIRGDHEMYSNLSHTVTEIIQSKVPIMEKASIDEFYLDLSGMDKFFGCYQWTKEIAATVTQETGLPISFALSTNKTVSKIGTGEAKPVGRLEIKEMEIKPFLNPLSIKKIPMVGDKTFQLLSRIGIRTIHTLSEMPILVLQQMIGVNGKELWKKANGIDENPVVPYSERKSISTERTFTNDTMDVIELKRIISGMAEQLAYQLRQEKWLASTVVIKIRYANFDTETKQCKVSYTSADHTLSRVALELFNKVYTRRMRLRLVGLRFTGLVHGNHQMNLFEDTEEQMSLYQTMDYIKKRFGSDAVGRASGFDFGK; this is encoded by the coding sequence ATGAATCGGGCAATTGTACATATGGATCTTGATACATTTTTTGTATCCTGCGAGAGACGCAATAACTCGCAGCTTCAAGGTATTCCCTTAATTATAGGTGGCGGAGACCGTGGCGTTGTTGCTAGCTGCTCTTATGAAGCCAGGAGATTCGGTGTCCGATCTGCCATGCCAATCCGTATGGCCCTTAGGCTTTGTCCTGATGCTAAAGTAATTCGTGGAGATCATGAAATGTATTCTAATTTGTCTCATACAGTTACTGAGATTATTCAGAGTAAGGTTCCAATAATGGAAAAGGCAAGCATAGATGAATTTTACCTGGATCTTTCCGGAATGGATAAGTTTTTTGGATGTTATCAGTGGACTAAGGAAATCGCGGCAACGGTAACCCAAGAAACCGGACTGCCTATAAGTTTTGCATTATCTACTAATAAAACAGTATCTAAAATTGGTACAGGAGAAGCTAAACCTGTTGGAAGATTAGAGATTAAAGAAATGGAAATCAAGCCATTTTTAAACCCTTTATCTATTAAAAAAATCCCAATGGTAGGCGACAAGACCTTTCAATTATTATCAAGAATTGGAATTCGTACTATTCACACATTGTCTGAAATGCCCATATTGGTATTGCAACAGATGATCGGTGTAAACGGAAAGGAGCTTTGGAAAAAGGCAAATGGCATTGATGAAAATCCTGTAGTTCCCTATTCGGAAAGGAAATCCATTTCTACAGAAAGAACTTTTACTAATGACACCATGGATGTTATAGAGCTGAAGAGAATAATATCCGGAATGGCAGAGCAGTTAGCCTATCAGTTGAGACAGGAAAAATGGTTGGCTTCAACAGTAGTTATAAAAATAAGATATGCCAATTTTGACACAGAGACAAAACAATGTAAAGTATCTTATACATCTGCGGATCACACCCTGTCAAGAGTAGCATTGGAACTTTTTAATAAGGTGTACACACGGAGAATGAGACTTCGTTTAGTGGGATTACGATTTACAGGTTTGGTACATGGAAATCATCAAATGAATTTATTTGAAGATACTGAGGAACAAATGAGTTTATACCAGACAATGGATTATATTAAGAAGCGCTTTGGATCTGATGCTGTTGGAAGGGCATCTGGTTTTGATTTCGGGAAATAA
- a CDS encoding DNA polymerase III subunit alpha, with product MFINCHSFHSLRYGTLSIEELVRQAHQSGAKELVLTDINTVTGIYDFKKECEKLDIKPIAGMEVRKDDQFIYLAIAKKFSGIGEINKVITDHNCDNKELNKVAPEFDNVYVIYPMSNIPADLKENEFVGVRIDELNFLIRPEYQKYIAKMVILHPVTFSANEEYKLHKILRAIDHNTLLSKLTKREICRKSEYFISEQIITKSFERYRCIIENTKHIISQCTFDFDFAKIRNKKFYTRSKEDDLKLLSRLAYSGLEKRYGHNHEVAKKRVEKELKVINDLNFCSYFLITWDIIRYSNSMGFMHVGRGSGANSIVSYCLGITDICPLELDLYFERFLNFHRKSPPDFDIDWSWQNRDTILEYIFDRYGKDHVAFCGTNVEFKYKSIFREVGKAFGLPKDELDDLTKKPTDQHEVNSVVKAIHKYGRLLEKFPNQRSMHSCGILISEEPITSYSALEMPPKGFPIVQFDMNVAEDIGLEKFDILSQRGLGTINDTVHLIKKTRGITVDIKDTSLSKNEKKANEFLAEGKTIGCFYIESPAMRGLLRRLKCGDYRTLVAASSIIRPGVAQSGMMREYIFRHNHPDKFEYFHSVFEQHLKETYGIMVYQEDVIKIAQYFGGLSLADGDILRRAMSGKSRSIKKLQEVKANFFESCKKLGHSEPLTAEAYRQIESFAGYSFCKAHSASYAVESYQSLYLKVYYPLEFMVSVINNQGGFYRTEVYIHEARMSGGNIQPPCVNISEYKTILQEKNIFLGLMLLEGLETRIVHAIVGEREKYGKYISLEDFIRRVPVGLETIQILIFIGAFRFTGKPKNELLVEARLLLINFKPEQRGLMLIEEPVQEFRLPELKREQFEDAFDEIELIGFPVSCSPFDLLQTKYRGSVFVKDLLQYHKKQVKMLAYLISRKHVPTKKGTMYFGTWIDVHGNYFDTAHFPDSLKQYDFQGGGCYLLMGTVEVDFYFPTITIHKMAKMPMIPDPRYAYDKEKQYDIHNQIKEDVSMTQRKPYPQEHEIGLPRQKFS from the coding sequence ATGTTTATTAATTGTCACTCTTTCCATAGTCTTCGGTATGGGACTTTATCAATAGAAGAGTTAGTAAGACAGGCACATCAATCAGGTGCAAAAGAATTGGTATTGACAGATATCAATACCGTAACCGGCATTTATGATTTTAAAAAGGAATGTGAAAAACTAGATATAAAGCCTATTGCCGGAATGGAAGTAAGAAAGGATGACCAATTTATTTATCTGGCTATAGCCAAAAAGTTTTCTGGAATTGGAGAGATTAATAAAGTTATTACAGATCATAACTGTGATAATAAAGAACTAAATAAAGTTGCCCCGGAATTTGATAATGTATATGTTATATACCCAATGAGTAATATTCCTGCAGATTTAAAAGAAAATGAATTTGTGGGGGTAAGAATAGACGAGCTGAATTTTTTAATACGACCGGAATATCAGAAATATATTGCTAAAATGGTTATTCTTCATCCTGTTACTTTTAGTGCCAATGAAGAGTATAAACTACATAAAATTCTCAGAGCTATTGATCACAATACATTACTTTCAAAATTAACAAAAAGGGAAATATGCAGAAAATCAGAATATTTTATTTCTGAACAGATTATTACAAAATCATTTGAAAGATACAGATGTATCATTGAAAATACAAAGCATATCATTTCACAATGCACTTTCGATTTTGATTTTGCAAAGATCAGAAACAAGAAGTTTTATACAAGATCTAAGGAAGATGATTTAAAACTCCTGAGCAGACTTGCCTATTCAGGATTAGAAAAAAGATATGGTCATAACCATGAAGTGGCTAAAAAAAGAGTTGAAAAAGAGCTGAAGGTTATTAACGACCTTAATTTTTGTTCTTACTTTTTGATTACTTGGGACATTATACGCTATAGCAATAGTATGGGATTCATGCATGTAGGACGTGGCAGCGGTGCAAATTCTATTGTCAGCTATTGCTTAGGGATTACAGATATTTGTCCTTTGGAGCTGGATCTTTATTTTGAACGTTTTCTTAATTTTCATCGCAAGTCTCCTCCCGACTTTGACATTGACTGGAGTTGGCAGAACAGAGACACGATATTAGAATATATTTTTGATCGCTATGGCAAAGACCATGTTGCTTTTTGCGGAACCAACGTTGAATTCAAATACAAATCAATCTTCAGGGAGGTAGGTAAAGCATTTGGCTTGCCCAAGGATGAACTTGATGATCTCACTAAAAAGCCAACAGATCAGCATGAAGTGAACTCTGTTGTAAAAGCCATTCACAAATATGGCAGGTTATTAGAAAAGTTTCCCAATCAGCGCAGCATGCATTCTTGCGGAATACTTATTTCGGAAGAACCTATTACCTCTTATTCTGCCCTGGAAATGCCGCCTAAAGGATTTCCTATTGTTCAGTTTGATATGAATGTGGCAGAAGATATCGGTTTAGAAAAGTTTGACATTCTTTCGCAAAGAGGTCTAGGAACCATAAATGACACTGTACATCTCATAAAAAAGACCAGAGGTATTACTGTAGATATTAAGGATACTTCCCTATCCAAGAATGAGAAAAAAGCAAATGAATTTCTGGCCGAAGGAAAAACAATTGGTTGCTTCTACATAGAATCTCCGGCAATGCGGGGTTTACTCAGAAGATTAAAATGCGGCGACTACAGAACATTAGTGGCTGCTTCATCTATCATTCGCCCTGGAGTTGCGCAAAGTGGAATGATGCGCGAATATATTTTCAGGCACAACCATCCTGATAAATTTGAATATTTTCATTCTGTATTTGAACAGCACCTAAAAGAGACTTATGGTATAATGGTGTATCAAGAGGATGTGATTAAGATTGCTCAGTATTTTGGTGGACTATCTCTTGCTGACGGGGATATTTTACGCAGGGCTATGAGTGGTAAAAGCCGTTCCATTAAAAAGCTTCAGGAGGTAAAAGCTAATTTCTTTGAATCCTGTAAAAAGCTGGGCCACTCTGAGCCGCTTACCGCAGAAGCATATAGGCAAATTGAGTCTTTTGCCGGATATTCTTTTTGCAAAGCCCACTCTGCATCTTACGCGGTAGAAAGTTATCAAAGTCTTTATCTAAAAGTCTACTACCCTTTGGAGTTTATGGTTTCGGTGATTAATAATCAGGGAGGATTTTATCGTACAGAAGTATATATCCATGAAGCAAGAATGTCCGGAGGAAATATCCAGCCACCTTGCGTTAACATAAGTGAATATAAAACCATACTGCAAGAAAAAAATATTTTCTTAGGTTTGATGCTTCTGGAGGGATTGGAAACAAGAATTGTTCATGCTATTGTTGGAGAACGCGAAAAATATGGTAAATATATATCTTTAGAGGACTTCATAAGACGTGTTCCTGTTGGTCTTGAAACAATCCAAATCTTAATTTTCATTGGAGCATTTCGTTTTACTGGTAAACCTAAAAATGAGCTTCTTGTGGAGGCACGGTTATTATTGATCAATTTTAAACCAGAACAAAGAGGACTTATGCTGATTGAAGAACCTGTTCAGGAGTTTCGACTTCCTGAATTGAAAAGAGAGCAGTTTGAGGATGCTTTTGACGAAATTGAGTTGATTGGATTTCCCGTTTCATGCAGCCCGTTTGATTTATTGCAGACTAAATACAGAGGGTCTGTCTTCGTAAAGGATTTATTACAGTATCATAAAAAACAAGTGAAAATGCTGGCATACCTAATTTCAAGAAAACATGTACCAACGAAAAAGGGCACCATGTACTTTGGAACCTGGATAGATGTCCACGGCAACTACTTCGATACTGCTCATTTTCCGGATAGTTTGAAGCAGTATGATTTTCAAGGTGGAGGATGTTATTTGTTAATGGGCACCGTTGAAGTTGACTTTTACTTTCCTACTATTACTATTCATAAGATGGCTAAAATGCCAATGATTCCAGACCCTCGTTATGCTTATGACAAGGAAAAACAATATGACATTCATAACCAGATCAAAGAAGATGTAAGCATGACCCAGAGAAAACCATATCCTCAGGAACATGAAATCGGTTTACCGAGACAAAAATTTAGTTAA
- a CDS encoding ImmA/IrrE family metallo-endopeptidase: MNTTLKGDKFEDLAVDLVHKLIEEEELLINMKYIRPYKKKKYKSLSRDGYVEFDYVIELWPPNAERYSVAYFIECKDYKNRVGVSQLKKFHNDIQEVSGANAKGILITRSLLQDGAKTYAEANGFMVVQANSIEDYKIIYHKTESKDNSIPTLSGIIRDEGVLGLTKIIDKQINKAFEEFKVGVSYNIDRISKETIEEMCNVELQEINPRILSDAENLDINKLKNHLEKKYNISVKYHDDSSLLGYCDIANNTISLHQNVERTKRELFILCHEFGHYKLHQKLIIDQFTYNNFTESEYNFKMGKHSLTNPKHWIEWQANYFAVSMILPNTSLLAMLWQHQQRLGLNPGKLYLDDQKDNYLNYQTLLYRLSEYFNVTRPNILYRLKELKHYENRSNLKNVREILEGMVIDQHI, from the coding sequence ATGAATACCACTTTAAAAGGAGACAAATTTGAAGACCTCGCAGTAGATCTTGTACATAAATTAATTGAAGAAGAAGAGCTTCTCATTAATATGAAGTATATCCGTCCTTATAAGAAAAAAAAATACAAATCTTTGTCAAGAGATGGTTATGTTGAATTTGATTATGTTATCGAACTCTGGCCGCCAAATGCAGAAAGATATTCGGTAGCTTACTTTATTGAATGTAAGGATTATAAAAATAGAGTTGGTGTAAGTCAGCTAAAAAAGTTCCATAATGATATTCAGGAAGTTTCTGGTGCTAACGCAAAAGGAATATTAATAACAAGGTCGTTACTGCAAGACGGAGCTAAAACATATGCAGAAGCAAACGGGTTTATGGTTGTACAGGCAAACAGTATCGAAGATTACAAAATTATCTACCATAAAACAGAATCCAAAGACAATTCTATCCCTACACTCAGTGGTATTATTCGGGATGAAGGTGTTTTAGGGTTAACAAAGATTATTGATAAACAAATTAATAAGGCGTTTGAAGAATTTAAAGTAGGTGTTAGTTACAACATTGATCGAATTTCTAAAGAAACAATTGAAGAAATGTGTAATGTTGAACTGCAGGAAATAAATCCTCGCATTCTTTCTGATGCTGAGAATTTGGACATTAACAAACTTAAGAACCATTTAGAAAAAAAATACAATATTTCCGTAAAATATCATGATGATAGTAGCCTATTAGGTTATTGTGATATTGCAAATAACACCATTTCATTGCATCAAAATGTTGAAAGAACAAAAAGAGAACTTTTTATTTTGTGTCATGAATTCGGACATTATAAACTTCACCAGAAATTAATTATAGATCAGTTTACATATAACAATTTTACTGAAAGCGAATATAATTTTAAGATGGGAAAACATTCGCTAACTAATCCAAAGCATTGGATTGAATGGCAGGCAAATTATTTTGCAGTTTCTATGATTCTACCGAATACTTCTCTTCTTGCAATGCTTTGGCAACATCAGCAAAGGCTGGGGTTGAATCCAGGGAAATTATACCTAGATGATCAAAAAGATAACTATCTGAATTATCAAACTCTATTATATAGACTTAGCGAATATTTTAATGTCACTAGGCCTAATATTCTTTATCGTTTGAAAGAACTTAAGCATTATGAAAATAGATCTAATTTAAAAAATGTTAGAGAAATTCTTGAAGGCATGGTTATAGATCAGCATATTTAG
- a CDS encoding restriction endonuclease, giving the protein MENYSRQHKYEIGTKCSVENCQNNAEFEVILYDFYDFYDEPETFYAQDYTCPFLCQKHLDINEKNAEGERRPRGIVYYPYTNRHNAQGYSKYKPIKEVYPQFFSSEEIENNSQFQIELNEINEELIAYLSKHPEYMRQLHHRKFEELIAEIIRSKGFDVTLTPQTRDGGKDIIALYKSPFGHQMFIVECKKYNEENKVGVELVRGLYGVKIAERATKGILVTSSTFTKDARDFVKPLEFELTLNDYNDITQWCKDYKK; this is encoded by the coding sequence ATGGAAAATTACTCACGTCAACATAAGTATGAAATTGGGACAAAATGCTCGGTTGAAAATTGTCAAAATAACGCAGAATTCGAAGTTATCTTGTATGATTTTTACGATTTTTATGACGAACCAGAAACATTTTATGCACAAGATTATACTTGTCCATTTCTTTGTCAAAAACACTTAGACATAAATGAAAAAAATGCAGAAGGTGAAAGAAGGCCAAGAGGTATTGTTTATTATCCGTATACAAATAGGCATAATGCACAGGGTTATTCAAAATATAAGCCTATAAAGGAAGTTTATCCACAATTTTTTTCATCCGAAGAAATTGAAAATAATTCACAATTTCAAATTGAATTAAATGAAATAAATGAAGAATTGATTGCTTATTTGTCCAAACATCCTGAGTATATGAGGCAATTACATCATAGAAAGTTCGAAGAATTAATTGCTGAAATTATTAGAAGTAAAGGATTTGATGTAACATTAACACCGCAAACAAGGGATGGAGGCAAAGATATTATTGCACTATATAAAAGTCCATTTGGACACCAAATGTTTATTGTAGAATGTAAAAAATATAATGAAGAAAATAAAGTTGGGGTTGAATTAGTTCGAGGATTGTATGGTGTTAAAATCGCTGAAAGAGCGACTAAAGGAATTTTAGTAACTTCATCTACTTTTACAAAGGATGCACGAGATTTTGTAAAGCCATTAGAATTTGAACTTACGCTGAATGATTATAATGACATAACTCAATGGTGTAAAGATTATAAAAAATAA
- a CDS encoding DUF4365 domain-containing protein produces the protein MKRPTQHVTETISQRIFEDLIPVEWVIREIKPDYGIDYLIEVFKSGQSTGITFFVQLKGSEQKIVHDTFEKQFDVENLNYYASLALPVLIVCVSTTTKQTWGIWANKLTKSLNLRPEQETVKLKFDSENLIKTEYFNQIETELKIVPKYGLIITSDSDLGNVLGANIGKFINHFYPKTFALNNSFLPKHYSLQFLTRGGNHFLLLDGPFFNKEIEIESFDIENPLLHRPLFNEDDINIINAKILKLLVVAFARENLNGSLKLLSKLIENDYFSTEEDTMLFDPLGTLQSSINQDLLLQYNEITKLLIRKKLFETFLFIDVAYFVHSKNYNELFYLRTENLKLAIQYSEYSPIIGNCYYNLGNIERGLYNTDEAIKCYFKARKYLPDYERRKHWWRELAGLLFIKGHYKLAELFYTKSIELVEEDIQYRYFRLEQILPNQEVIVFALIGDCLLLQGKFSKANEWFDKFFEQHNSYSYEWYLKRAITDRCIKLGLDGKKIESEKSIELYEKALELNDFKLQIIEFTKAVELNPTNDLAWFNLGVAKDKEQQFEDAFYCFLTAGLLRDGDKEAQFNALLIAFTQQQNELCSLVLHFIVEKHGEFVSNDLSDYFMGKQIPFNVKRVIIEGIVKLTEEIKNGA, from the coding sequence ATGAAGCGACCAACCCAACATGTAACCGAGACAATTTCACAACGAATTTTTGAAGACTTAATTCCAGTGGAATGGGTTATTCGAGAGATTAAACCCGATTATGGTATCGACTATTTAATTGAAGTTTTTAAATCTGGTCAATCGACAGGAATTACTTTTTTCGTACAGCTGAAAGGAAGCGAACAAAAAATTGTACATGACACTTTTGAAAAGCAGTTTGATGTTGAAAATTTGAATTATTATGCATCCTTGGCACTACCAGTATTAATAGTATGCGTTTCAACGACAACAAAACAAACTTGGGGGATTTGGGCAAACAAATTAACTAAATCTCTAAACCTTAGACCCGAGCAAGAAACTGTAAAATTGAAGTTCGATTCTGAAAATTTAATTAAGACAGAATATTTTAATCAAATTGAAACTGAGTTAAAAATAGTTCCTAAGTATGGCCTTATAATAACTTCAGACTCTGACTTAGGGAATGTTCTTGGAGCCAACATCGGGAAATTTATTAATCACTTCTACCCAAAAACATTTGCACTTAATAATTCATTTTTACCTAAACATTATAGCTTACAATTTTTGACACGTGGGGGGAATCATTTCCTTTTATTGGATGGTCCTTTCTTCAACAAAGAAATTGAAATCGAAAGTTTTGACATTGAGAATCCATTACTTCACAGACCTCTTTTTAATGAAGATGATATAAATATTATAAATGCTAAAATTCTTAAATTACTGGTAGTTGCATTCGCAAGAGAAAATTTAAATGGTTCCTTGAAACTTTTAAGTAAACTCATAGAAAACGATTACTTTAGTACAGAAGAGGACACAATGCTTTTTGACCCTTTAGGGACTTTACAATCATCTATTAATCAGGATTTACTTCTTCAGTATAACGAAATCACAAAATTATTAATAAGAAAAAAGCTCTTTGAAACTTTTCTTTTTATTGATGTAGCATACTTTGTTCATAGCAAAAATTATAACGAACTCTTTTACCTACGAACTGAAAATTTAAAATTAGCAATTCAATACTCTGAATATTCCCCAATAATAGGAAATTGTTATTATAACCTCGGAAATATTGAGAGAGGCTTATATAACACTGATGAAGCAATCAAGTGTTATTTCAAAGCAAGAAAGTATCTACCAGACTACGAAAGAAGAAAACATTGGTGGAGAGAACTGGCAGGGCTTTTATTTATTAAAGGTCATTATAAGCTAGCTGAATTGTTTTATACAAAATCAATTGAATTGGTTGAAGAAGATATTCAATACAGGTATTTTAGATTGGAACAGATTTTACCAAATCAAGAAGTAATTGTCTTTGCCCTGATTGGTGATTGTTTGCTTCTCCAAGGTAAATTTTCAAAAGCAAACGAATGGTTTGACAAATTTTTTGAACAACATAACAGCTATAGCTATGAGTGGTATTTAAAAAGAGCCATTACGGACCGATGTATAAAATTAGGACTTGATGGCAAAAAAATAGAAAGTGAAAAATCGATAGAACTTTATGAAAAGGCTTTGGAATTAAATGACTTCAAACTTCAAATTATAGAATTTACTAAGGCTGTAGAACTTAACCCAACAAATGATCTTGCTTGGTTTAATCTTGGTGTTGCAAAAGACAAAGAACAGCAATTTGAAGATGCATTTTACTGTTTCTTAACCGCAGGACTTCTCCGGGACGGAGACAAAGAGGCTCAATTCAACGCTTTGTTAATTGCATTTACACAGCAACAAAATGAATTATGTTCTCTTGTTCTACATTTTATAGTTGAAAAGCATGGTGAATTTGTAAGTAACGATTTATCTGACTATTTTATGGGTAAACAAATTCCATTCAATGTAAAAAGGGTAATAATTGAGGGCATTGTGAAGTTGACAGAAGAAATAAAAAACGGTGCATAA